A region of Vibrio tubiashii ATCC 19109 DNA encodes the following proteins:
- a CDS encoding collagenase, with translation MELKKLTIAVAGALFSLNVYAASEPVPQYVDRSVLHDHEHHGVEDHQPDNAPKKTLTQKPEPTFKMFSAAADEAAVTCDVETFATSNSTALISAITTQGASCVNKLFSAESRVQETAFESSNMFNVAKHTVNIAKAYQGGGSDELEALFLFLRAGYYAEFYNNNVSFLSWVTPAVKEAVDAFVANANFYESSDAHGKVLREVIITMDSASLEHAYLDVITQWLNRWNSDYAQHWYMRDAVNGVFTVLFGGQWNDQYVQSIGSQTALVDALAKVALNRDSITRADEFMTANAGREMARLLKYSGTAIEAKVKAKVTEVFSQYEMYGYGDTVWLATADTASYHSDCSQFGICNFEQQLKSLVLAQSYTCSPTIRILSQNMTQTQHQAACEKMGFEEGYFHTRLETGNQPVADDHNTQLQVNIFDSSDDYGKYAGPIFDISTNNGGMYLEGDPSKPGNIPNFIAYEASYANPDHFVWNLEHEYVHYLDGRFDMYGDFSHPTEKVVWWSEGVAEYVANEDNNPKAIETIKDGSTYTLSEIFETTYDGFDVDRIYRWGYLAVRFMFERHMDDVNRMLVETRSGNWSQYKVIINQWAVQYQSEFEQWQQQLVSGGTESPTAVINVSNEGKVGESISFSSAGSSDKDGQITKYLWDFGDSSTSSEANPSHQFNSEGNYTVRLTVTDNDGNTGTTTASIVISPQGGDSSLPTDCAVQSKISGGRLVAGEPACLASQSAIWLSIEGVNEHQSMAITSANGTGDLKLEYSNFGWPNEAGSNLHGWSDNEGNSECITIAGQANYWGYLKVSGNFENAAIVVDFDTASCRP, from the coding sequence ATGGAACTTAAAAAACTAACAATAGCAGTGGCAGGTGCTTTATTTTCTTTGAACGTGTACGCGGCGAGCGAGCCAGTGCCGCAATATGTAGACCGAAGTGTTCTGCATGACCATGAACATCATGGTGTCGAAGATCATCAACCAGACAACGCACCAAAGAAAACACTCACTCAAAAACCAGAACCAACTTTTAAGATGTTTTCTGCTGCTGCAGATGAAGCAGCAGTAACCTGTGATGTAGAGACATTTGCCACTTCAAATAGTACAGCGCTTATCTCCGCGATTACGACGCAGGGAGCGAGTTGCGTGAACAAACTTTTCTCAGCAGAAAGCCGCGTTCAAGAAACAGCCTTTGAGTCTAGCAACATGTTCAATGTCGCCAAGCACACGGTGAATATTGCAAAAGCATATCAGGGTGGTGGAAGTGATGAGTTAGAGGCGTTGTTCCTCTTCCTGCGCGCAGGCTATTACGCTGAATTCTATAACAACAACGTGAGCTTTTTATCTTGGGTGACACCTGCGGTAAAAGAAGCGGTCGATGCTTTTGTCGCGAACGCTAACTTTTATGAAAGCAGCGATGCTCACGGTAAAGTGTTGCGTGAAGTGATCATCACAATGGATAGTGCAAGTCTTGAGCATGCCTACCTTGATGTTATTACGCAGTGGCTAAATCGCTGGAACTCCGATTACGCTCAGCATTGGTATATGCGTGATGCCGTCAATGGCGTTTTCACCGTGCTGTTCGGGGGGCAATGGAATGACCAATACGTTCAGTCGATAGGTTCGCAGACCGCTTTGGTCGACGCACTCGCTAAGGTGGCACTCAATCGAGATTCTATTACGCGAGCGGATGAGTTTATGACCGCTAACGCGGGTCGTGAAATGGCCAGATTACTAAAGTACAGTGGCACTGCGATTGAAGCGAAAGTAAAAGCTAAGGTCACCGAGGTGTTCAGCCAATACGAGATGTATGGCTATGGTGATACGGTTTGGCTCGCGACTGCTGATACTGCCTCCTATCATTCCGATTGTTCTCAATTTGGGATCTGTAATTTTGAACAACAACTGAAATCCCTTGTGTTGGCACAAAGCTACACGTGTAGCCCAACTATTCGTATTCTGTCTCAGAATATGACCCAAACTCAGCATCAGGCTGCGTGTGAAAAAATGGGTTTTGAGGAAGGTTACTTCCATACCCGACTGGAAACTGGCAATCAGCCTGTCGCAGATGATCACAATACTCAGCTGCAGGTAAATATCTTCGATAGCAGTGACGATTACGGCAAATACGCAGGCCCTATTTTTGATATCAGCACTAACAATGGTGGCATGTATCTAGAAGGTGACCCTTCTAAGCCGGGCAATATTCCTAACTTCATTGCTTATGAAGCGTCTTACGCTAACCCAGATCATTTCGTTTGGAACCTTGAACATGAATATGTCCACTACTTAGATGGGCGATTCGACATGTATGGTGACTTTAGTCATCCAACTGAAAAAGTTGTGTGGTGGAGTGAAGGGGTCGCTGAGTATGTCGCAAATGAAGACAACAATCCTAAAGCGATAGAAACAATTAAAGATGGCTCTACTTACACATTAAGCGAAATATTCGAAACCACTTACGATGGCTTCGATGTCGATCGCATCTATCGTTGGGGTTATTTAGCCGTGAGATTCATGTTTGAACGCCACATGGATGACGTCAATCGCATGTTAGTTGAAACACGAAGCGGAAACTGGTCCCAGTATAAAGTCATCATCAATCAATGGGCAGTTCAGTATCAGTCTGAGTTCGAACAGTGGCAACAACAACTGGTCAGTGGCGGTACAGAGTCACCGACCGCGGTAATCAATGTAAGCAATGAGGGTAAAGTCGGTGAATCCATTTCATTCAGCAGTGCAGGTAGTTCAGACAAAGACGGGCAAATCACAAAATACCTCTGGGACTTCGGTGATAGCTCGACAAGTTCCGAGGCCAATCCGTCGCACCAGTTCAACAGCGAGGGTAACTACACGGTTCGCTTAACTGTTACGGATAACGATGGAAATACCGGCACGACGACCGCTTCGATTGTTATTTCACCGCAAGGAGGTGATTCTTCACTACCTACTGATTGTGCAGTACAAAGCAAAATCTCAGGCGGACGATTGGTGGCAGGGGAGCCTGCATGTCTTGCGAGCCAGTCAGCCATCTGGCTTAGTATCGAAGGGGTCAATGAGCATCAGTCGATGGCAATAACTTCTGCCAATGGGACAGGTGATCTTAAACTGGAATACAGCAATTTTGGATGGCCGAATGAAGCAGGATCAAACCTTCACGGATGGTCAGACAATGAAGGCAACAGTGAGTGTATTACTATCGCTGGGCAAGCTAATTACTGGGGATATCTGAAAGTTTCCGGCAATTTTGAAAATGCAGCAATAGTCGTTGATTTCGATACCGCAAGCTGTCGCCCGTAA
- a CDS encoding SDR family NAD(P)-dependent oxidoreductase produces MQKVILVTGATDGIGFETAKMLTSQGHHVLIHGRNPSKLQHVEETLSQLGNVSSYVADLSDLSDVDKLSQQLVSDFETIDVVINNAGVFSTQQPRTDKGLDIRFMVNTLAPYKLTKALLPLLPSDGRVVNLSSAAQGSVSIEALIGNKALADGDAYAQSKLALTMWSRHLGLAHKDTGPVIVSVNPKSLLGSKMVKDAFGIAGGDLSLGADILVRASLSAEFANAHGLYFDNDLERFSEPHVDALDDLKVQQVVEAIERLA; encoded by the coding sequence ATGCAAAAGGTTATTCTCGTAACAGGCGCAACAGATGGCATCGGTTTTGAAACTGCAAAAATGCTCACTAGCCAAGGGCATCACGTTCTTATTCATGGCCGTAATCCAAGCAAGCTGCAACATGTAGAAGAAACACTAAGTCAACTTGGCAACGTCTCTAGTTATGTGGCGGACCTGTCTGACTTAAGTGACGTAGACAAGCTCTCCCAGCAACTTGTTAGCGACTTTGAAACCATCGATGTCGTGATTAACAATGCGGGCGTATTTTCTACCCAACAACCACGTACCGACAAGGGTTTAGACATCCGCTTTATGGTCAATACTCTAGCGCCTTATAAACTCACTAAAGCGCTTTTGCCTTTGCTACCAAGTGATGGTCGAGTAGTAAACTTATCTTCAGCCGCTCAAGGAAGTGTCAGCATTGAGGCTCTTATTGGCAATAAAGCGCTTGCTGATGGTGACGCCTACGCACAGAGTAAGCTCGCGCTCACTATGTGGTCTCGTCACTTAGGTTTAGCTCATAAAGATACTGGCCCTGTAATTGTTTCCGTCAACCCAAAATCATTACTCGGAAGCAAGATGGTAAAAGACGCGTTTGGCATTGCTGGTGGTGACCTCAGCTTAGGTGCCGATATACTCGTAAGAGCGAGCCTTTCAGCCGAGTTTGCCAATGCGCATGGACTCTATTTCGATAACGACCTCGAACGTTTC
- a CDS encoding sphingomyelin phosphodiesterase, translating into MNFKQCSIALVALMASSAFADTDVYLTNNSSQALTIQVSHDGTDILKHGEEWKQHVETLGPWETKQVMSFNRWEGVKSGKTYRFSTVVSNPVGESVTLNQVMKGHWYNSSIEYGVSASDVSLSLKDDRNVHRYNSQSFGERSAELAFKSAKTARYDDLYYTITPQKVEEQVENDENTLKMMTYNIWALPVIASHIGDRYDLIPEYVKGYDVLALQEVFASGRDAFLRELAKEYPYQTKMLDKEGINIYDGGVMIVSRYPIVNQAQYVFPDCTGTDCFADKGVNYAEVIKGGKAYHVFATHTASFDTDTARDYRQRQFKQIRQLATSLNIPKTDTVVYSGDFNVNKLKFPGDYQQMIANLSAIEPTYSGYTASTFDPRINDFAGEAMSGGENVEYLDYVMVSNEYQVKSYNDNRVDVPRSTDERLWKHYNLSDHFPVTAVVK; encoded by the coding sequence ATGAATTTTAAGCAGTGTTCCATCGCCTTAGTCGCTCTGATGGCAAGCTCAGCTTTTGCTGACACAGATGTGTATCTCACCAACAACTCTAGCCAAGCGCTGACTATTCAAGTCAGCCATGACGGCACAGACATTCTCAAACATGGTGAAGAGTGGAAGCAGCATGTTGAAACCCTCGGACCTTGGGAAACCAAACAGGTGATGAGCTTCAATCGTTGGGAAGGGGTTAAATCCGGTAAAACCTACCGTTTTAGTACCGTTGTTTCAAACCCGGTGGGTGAAAGTGTAACGTTAAATCAGGTGATGAAAGGGCATTGGTACAACTCTTCCATTGAGTATGGTGTATCTGCGTCAGATGTTTCGTTAAGTTTGAAAGATGATCGAAATGTTCACCGTTACAACAGCCAATCATTTGGGGAGCGCAGTGCTGAGCTTGCTTTTAAATCGGCTAAAACAGCTCGTTATGATGACCTTTACTACACCATTACGCCACAAAAGGTCGAAGAGCAAGTAGAGAACGATGAGAACACCCTCAAAATGATGACCTACAATATTTGGGCACTTCCTGTTATCGCTTCTCATATTGGTGATCGTTATGATCTGATCCCTGAATATGTGAAGGGTTATGACGTGTTGGCACTGCAAGAAGTATTTGCAAGTGGACGTGATGCTTTTCTGCGTGAACTGGCGAAAGAATACCCTTATCAAACCAAGATGCTCGATAAGGAAGGGATCAACATCTACGATGGTGGCGTGATGATCGTGAGCCGCTATCCTATTGTGAATCAGGCGCAATATGTTTTCCCAGATTGTACGGGTACTGATTGCTTTGCGGATAAAGGTGTCAACTATGCTGAGGTGATCAAAGGTGGAAAGGCTTACCACGTATTCGCCACTCATACTGCGTCGTTTGATACCGATACGGCGAGGGATTACCGTCAGCGTCAGTTCAAACAGATTCGCCAGTTAGCGACGTCACTCAACATTCCCAAAACAGACACTGTGGTGTACAGCGGTGACTTCAACGTCAACAAGCTGAAGTTCCCGGGTGATTACCAACAGATGATTGCCAACTTAAGCGCTATCGAGCCAACCTACTCGGGCTATACGGCGTCGACGTTTGATCCTCGAATCAACGACTTTGCTGGTGAAGCCATGTCTGGGGGAGAAAACGTCGAATATCTAGACTACGTGATGGTCAGCAATGAGTATCAGGTGAAGTCCTATAACGACAACCGTGTGGATGTCCCTCGCTCAACCGACGAACGATTATGGAAACACTATAATCTGTCGGATCACTTCCCAGTGACTGCGGTAGTGAAATAA
- a CDS encoding DUF6653 family protein, with the protein MDILKFAEKAMSMDDDAWAKHSSPWSVYSRFSILPLLTSALASREWLGGYALIPTLLVLAWVWLNPRIFPAPNSTNNWASMGTFGERIYLNRNKEDLIPKHHLIMCKILMLLQLLGLPVWLYGVYSLQIESMLFGTLWLMATKAWFVDRMVWIYRDVRDLNPIYQSWFKD; encoded by the coding sequence ATGGACATTTTGAAATTTGCAGAAAAAGCCATGTCTATGGACGACGACGCATGGGCTAAACACTCTAGCCCTTGGAGTGTCTATTCTCGCTTTTCAATTTTACCGCTGCTTACTTCTGCCCTAGCGTCAAGGGAGTGGTTAGGCGGGTATGCTTTGATTCCAACACTATTGGTATTGGCTTGGGTATGGCTCAATCCACGTATTTTCCCGGCTCCAAATTCAACCAATAATTGGGCCTCAATGGGAACATTTGGCGAACGCATTTACCTTAATCGAAACAAAGAAGACCTTATTCCCAAGCATCACCTTATTATGTGCAAAATTTTGATGCTGCTACAGCTTCTCGGCTTACCCGTTTGGCTCTATGGCGTCTATTCGCTCCAAATCGAATCAATGTTGTTTGGCACGCTTTGGCTTATGGCAACCAAAGCGTGGTTTGTTGATCGTATGGTTTGGATCTATCGAGATGTTAGGGATCTAAACCCAATTTACCAGTCTTGGTTTAAAGACTAA
- a CDS encoding universal stress protein translates to MTFTQLLVPIAPGQEIDDSHHQAFQFANNCSANVTLLLVIKELAEFKEIFHLSGSSLNVLDQATHHFKDHLAQQARTLSEQYANIRFTTKVRVGTPFIEIIQEADESNSSMIIINSYRESKQDACERGSNTLNLMRKSEVPIWSLSRAPRATRNVVAAVDLTNNEYQDFNAQLLAMAVDFCTQIGASLTLCHVWKFESEGFLKDWSGYSDIEIALLAQEMRKERQSRLSKLLEGQKECSVDITTKILEGETREVFPQYVADEDIDLVILGSMSRTGIAGFVLGNTAEAMVSQLDCSVVTLKPDTFASPVLKHHNEK, encoded by the coding sequence ATGACATTTACTCAACTATTGGTCCCTATTGCTCCTGGACAAGAGATTGATGATTCCCACCATCAAGCTTTCCAATTTGCTAATAATTGTTCAGCAAATGTCACCTTGCTGCTTGTTATAAAGGAATTGGCGGAGTTCAAAGAGATTTTTCACCTTTCTGGATCATCGCTCAACGTACTTGACCAAGCGACCCATCACTTTAAAGACCATTTGGCTCAACAAGCGCGAACCCTATCAGAACAATATGCCAATATACGTTTTACGACTAAGGTTCGTGTTGGTACACCATTTATTGAGATCATTCAGGAAGCTGACGAGTCGAACTCGTCAATGATCATCATTAATTCCTATCGAGAATCGAAACAAGATGCGTGCGAAAGAGGCAGCAACACTCTCAATCTAATGCGTAAATCGGAAGTGCCGATCTGGTCTTTAAGCCGAGCTCCAAGAGCAACTCGCAACGTTGTTGCCGCTGTCGATCTAACCAATAACGAATATCAAGATTTCAATGCACAGCTCTTGGCAATGGCAGTAGATTTCTGCACCCAAATTGGCGCTTCTCTCACCCTTTGTCACGTTTGGAAATTTGAATCCGAAGGGTTTCTAAAAGATTGGAGTGGTTATAGTGACATTGAAATCGCACTGCTAGCCCAAGAAATGCGCAAAGAAAGACAATCTCGTTTGAGTAAACTCTTAGAAGGACAAAAAGAGTGCTCAGTAGATATAACAACTAAAATACTCGAAGGTGAAACTCGAGAAGTTTTCCCTCAGTATGTCGCTGATGAAGACATAGATCTTGTAATCTTAGGCTCCATGTCGCGGACAGGCATAGCAGGTTTTGTGCTCGGAAACACAGCTGAAGCAATGGTTAGCCAACTCGATTGTTCAGTTGTAACGCTCAAACCAGATACGTTTGCGTCGCCCGTTCTAAAACATCATAACGAAAAATGA
- a CDS encoding YdcH family protein encodes MLGEDHSLLKEFPEYKDAILALVETNEDFAQMMRNYNSLDKEIRTLELRDSPISDGEMHQMKHDRAEMKDALHSWAKSF; translated from the coding sequence ATGCTCGGTGAAGATCATTCTCTACTAAAAGAATTTCCTGAATATAAAGATGCGATTCTTGCGCTTGTCGAAACCAATGAGGACTTTGCGCAGATGATGAGAAACTACAACTCATTAGATAAAGAGATTCGAACCCTTGAGTTGCGAGATTCTCCAATTAGTGACGGAGAAATGCATCAAATGAAACATGACCGAGCCGAGATGAAAGATGCTCTCCATAGTTGGGCTAAATCCTTTTAG
- a CDS encoding DUF3103 domain-containing protein: protein MRPNISISLMLATAVVGFQSNAKPLIAQDMTPVSKAEEISKQKQELAFQFSERYQSLEANLKAQITEKNLSASVSQIQSAQPYSAFSRQLQQADQDYRTIKGVEDFTDSLIELRIADASMVEQWKQGESPLFAFEPAGDDSNWQYIEAYDIYGQLHQLDVYEMPDVPVLVVDSNGAEELRAGLQAMQAEMQRLGQPTKLTTDEPVAKQKVQRFKRSAMAADVQPLSTTQLTKIRLNDDQEPWISGKAEIYAIITGVDPSRDAPQIDLVEMPYLDYDGQDYYPGQTIIIWPRYRWGAVDMVLMEQDDGTDYKELAKLLVKAAEEILKMIPDPEVQGYAIIAQITGKIIDVIPDGLLTNDDDYVDVYYTLMQNTPYVDRPGAGGNATATFKPVTINPTE from the coding sequence ATGAGACCGAATATTTCTATCAGCTTAATGCTTGCAACGGCAGTGGTTGGATTCCAATCCAACGCAAAACCTCTTATTGCACAAGACATGACTCCGGTGTCGAAAGCAGAAGAAATCTCCAAACAGAAACAAGAACTCGCATTTCAGTTCAGTGAAAGGTACCAATCGCTAGAAGCTAACCTGAAAGCGCAAATCACCGAGAAGAATTTGTCGGCATCCGTCAGTCAGATTCAGTCGGCCCAACCGTACTCGGCCTTTAGTCGTCAGTTACAACAAGCAGACCAAGACTACCGGACGATCAAAGGAGTCGAAGATTTTACGGACTCTTTAATCGAGCTACGCATTGCTGATGCTTCGATGGTAGAACAGTGGAAGCAGGGGGAAAGCCCACTTTTCGCATTCGAACCTGCTGGCGATGACTCCAACTGGCAGTACATAGAGGCCTACGACATATACGGTCAGCTGCATCAGTTAGACGTATATGAAATGCCAGACGTACCTGTTCTGGTTGTTGATAGTAATGGCGCCGAGGAGCTAAGAGCGGGTCTACAAGCGATGCAGGCAGAGATGCAGCGCTTAGGCCAACCAACCAAGCTAACAACCGATGAACCCGTTGCTAAGCAAAAAGTTCAGCGGTTTAAACGCTCTGCTATGGCAGCAGATGTGCAACCTCTGAGTACGACTCAGCTTACCAAAATTCGCCTCAATGATGACCAAGAACCTTGGATTTCTGGCAAGGCAGAGATCTACGCTATCATCACTGGTGTTGATCCAAGCAGAGACGCGCCTCAGATAGATTTAGTTGAAATGCCTTACCTCGATTACGACGGCCAAGACTACTACCCAGGGCAAACAATCATAATCTGGCCTCGTTACCGCTGGGGAGCCGTTGATATGGTTCTGATGGAGCAGGACGACGGCACTGACTACAAGGAGCTTGCCAAGCTTCTAGTGAAAGCCGCTGAAGAGATCTTAAAAATGATTCCAGATCCGGAAGTGCAAGGCTATGCCATTATCGCTCAGATCACCGGAAAAATTATTGACGTGATTCCTGATGGATTGCTGACCAATGATGACGATTATGTCGATGTTTATTACACCTTGATGCAAAACACGCCATATGTCGATCGCCCTGGTGCTGGTGGTAATGCTACGGCGACCTTCAAGCCAGTGACGATTAATCCAACTGAGTAA
- a CDS encoding M9 family metallopeptidase, with the protein MKQRQWALGKLAGACLVASLGSYAQASTQCEYNELSQSHLWVESIASAQSSCYQSWFNAPAEAAVSLYSEASLNQVARALSAEVNQYKGEDTQAVRIANLSEFIKAAYFARYATQEQYGYFSDDLSRSIAKISDRFIRSQHATDQGREQVRAMSSMTLLVDSVKQLHVTMESMLTLLESFDRENSNNLQYVDGLNNLFRAMNGHIVRDAFYEELVQHPQYLQRLKQFVDSNLWTLGTDSEFLIYNAVRETGRLLAGRNESLNQQVMPFLESIMAQHKIGTQGEKLWLASAEMLKFYAPEKAEQLNIEGKKRQLERRLLVNRYECNGPAVIRSQNLTQQQSQQACEILGSTEADFHLVANTGQIPVKNDHNNKVEVVVWQDNNSYTTYSNFLFGNSTDNGGQYLEGDPSDENNVARFLAYRYSSDELSILNLEHEYVHYLDGRFNLYGGFGKTLSEGNIVWWLEGFAEYMHYKKGYQAAVDLIGDENYSLAEILTTTYEHDLNRVYRWGYLAVRFLFEQHPSEVDRLLQFARSGDYVTWSREVDQLGANLNAEFATWLKVVSKQPDTEEGGGNGESGTIDEPQPQELLSIGLNQTMSFKADDYQEQLFYVDVPNGISEFSISITGDGDADLYASYEKVAHYYDYQVSEFQRGSEETIQFLAQSNGLVAPGRYYFSLAAREAFQNVEVVTFAKQQNQTHKPKDDLSPLLIENNSAKSLTVNERRYIGLYVEQPGTVRVWLTPKQQAQGEVDMYVGLEAWASENQYDFSTVSQGKHQYLEFNVEKTGYVHFTLKSSHLGSEIELFASY; encoded by the coding sequence ATGAAACAACGTCAATGGGCTCTCGGAAAATTAGCGGGAGCATGTCTAGTAGCGAGCTTGGGAAGCTACGCTCAAGCGTCTACACAATGCGAATATAACGAATTATCTCAAAGTCATTTATGGGTAGAGAGTATCGCATCTGCTCAATCATCTTGCTATCAATCTTGGTTCAATGCGCCAGCTGAAGCGGCTGTTTCACTTTATAGTGAAGCATCACTAAACCAAGTAGCACGCGCGTTAAGTGCTGAAGTGAACCAGTACAAAGGGGAAGACACGCAGGCAGTTCGAATTGCTAATCTAAGCGAATTCATCAAAGCGGCGTATTTTGCTCGTTATGCGACACAGGAGCAGTACGGCTACTTTTCAGATGATTTGAGTCGCTCGATTGCAAAAATCTCAGATCGCTTTATTCGCTCTCAACATGCAACAGACCAAGGACGCGAGCAAGTTAGGGCAATGTCGTCCATGACCTTGTTGGTTGATAGTGTTAAACAGCTTCATGTAACGATGGAGTCTATGCTGACTTTACTAGAGTCGTTTGATCGTGAAAACAGCAACAATCTTCAGTACGTTGATGGCTTAAACAACCTCTTTCGTGCAATGAACGGTCACATTGTTCGCGATGCTTTCTATGAGGAGTTGGTACAACATCCTCAGTACTTGCAAAGATTAAAACAATTTGTCGATAGCAACTTGTGGACTCTAGGGACGGACTCTGAGTTTCTTATTTACAACGCAGTGCGTGAAACAGGGCGTCTTCTAGCGGGCAGAAACGAATCGCTTAACCAGCAAGTTATGCCTTTCTTAGAAAGCATTATGGCTCAGCATAAAATCGGAACCCAAGGTGAAAAACTTTGGCTGGCATCCGCTGAAATGCTGAAGTTCTATGCGCCCGAAAAGGCAGAACAGCTCAATATTGAGGGTAAAAAGCGACAACTAGAGCGACGCTTGTTAGTGAATCGCTATGAGTGTAATGGTCCGGCAGTGATTCGCTCTCAGAACCTTACTCAGCAGCAGTCACAGCAGGCATGCGAGATACTGGGTTCGACTGAGGCTGATTTCCATCTAGTTGCCAATACTGGTCAGATTCCAGTCAAAAACGACCATAACAACAAGGTAGAGGTTGTAGTTTGGCAAGACAATAATTCGTACACCACATATTCGAACTTTCTGTTTGGTAATAGTACTGATAACGGTGGTCAGTATTTGGAAGGAGACCCTTCGGATGAGAACAACGTGGCGCGATTCCTCGCGTATCGATATTCGTCAGATGAACTCTCAATCCTCAATTTAGAACATGAATACGTTCACTATCTTGATGGTCGATTCAACTTGTATGGTGGCTTTGGTAAGACACTAAGTGAAGGAAACATTGTTTGGTGGCTCGAAGGTTTTGCTGAGTACATGCATTACAAAAAAGGCTATCAGGCTGCGGTGGATCTTATTGGTGATGAAAACTATTCATTGGCAGAAATACTAACAACAACATATGAGCATGACCTTAATCGAGTTTACCGATGGGGCTACTTAGCGGTTCGTTTCCTGTTCGAGCAACATCCAAGCGAAGTTGACCGTCTGCTTCAGTTTGCTCGTTCGGGCGATTATGTGACATGGTCTCGCGAAGTAGATCAGCTTGGTGCTAACTTGAATGCCGAGTTTGCTACTTGGCTGAAAGTTGTGTCAAAACAGCCGGATACAGAAGAGGGGGGCGGCAATGGTGAATCGGGCACCATTGATGAACCTCAACCACAAGAGCTATTGAGTATCGGCTTAAATCAAACAATGAGTTTTAAGGCTGATGATTATCAGGAGCAGCTGTTTTATGTTGATGTTCCTAACGGTATTTCGGAGTTCAGTATTTCGATAACAGGCGACGGAGACGCTGATCTTTACGCTAGTTACGAGAAAGTCGCTCACTATTATGACTACCAGGTTTCAGAGTTCCAGCGTGGAAGTGAAGAAACGATTCAGTTCCTTGCACAATCGAACGGTTTGGTTGCCCCTGGGCGTTACTATTTTAGCTTGGCAGCGCGCGAGGCATTTCAAAATGTCGAAGTTGTTACGTTTGCTAAACAGCAAAATCAAACTCATAAACCGAAAGATGACCTATCGCCACTATTGATTGAAAATAACAGTGCTAAATCACTTACTGTGAATGAGCGTCGTTATATCGGATTGTACGTTGAACAGCCGGGTACTGTCCGTGTTTGGTTGACACCTAAACAGCAAGCGCAAGGAGAAGTCGATATGTACGTTGGTCTAGAGGCCTGGGCATCTGAAAATCAGTATGACTTTTCCACGGTTTCACAGGGCAAACACCAGTATCTTGAGTTCAATGTCGAAAAAACGGGCTATGTCCACTTCACTCTCAAGTCTTCTCACTTAGGCAGTGAAATAGAGCTATTTGCAAGTTACTAA
- a CDS encoding gamma-glutamylcyclotransferase family protein, with protein sequence MHKVFVFGTLKEGFPNFKTNKGTRYGNTFQTKQRFPLYLIGERHSPWLVLQHGQGHPVKGQIFSVTDQALSAMDKLERIDAKDGYRRVSLEVECVETGEALTVYAYGKPPEMLVDADIRAQLTDEYCLSHAKLYRSRYASS encoded by the coding sequence GTGCACAAGGTATTTGTTTTTGGGACGCTAAAGGAAGGCTTTCCTAATTTTAAAACTAATAAAGGGACTCGCTATGGCAATACATTCCAAACCAAACAGCGATTCCCTCTTTACCTGATTGGTGAACGCCACTCCCCTTGGCTAGTGTTACAACACGGGCAAGGTCATCCGGTCAAGGGGCAAATTTTTAGCGTTACTGACCAAGCTTTGTCGGCAATGGACAAGCTTGAACGTATTGATGCGAAGGACGGTTATAGGAGAGTTTCACTTGAAGTTGAGTGTGTAGAGACAGGTGAGGCTCTCACTGTTTATGCTTATGGTAAACCGCCAGAAATGCTAGTAGACGCCGATATTCGTGCTCAGTTAACTGACGAATATTGTTTATCGCACGCGAAGCTTTATCGTAGCCGATATGCCTCTTCCTAA